A window of Myxococcota bacterium genomic DNA:
CCGCCGCTCGCGAGGAAGCCGGCGACGGGTCCGAATACGTCGCGGCCGTGAAACACCGGCGAGACGCTGGCTCGCCAGAGACTGCGGTTCTCGAGCACGTGAATGACAGGCGTCTCGGCCAGCGCCTCGAGCGCGCCGCCGAAGATCCCGTTGTCGGGGCCCACGAAGAGTTGTGGCCCGGCGCGCAGCGCGAGCCCGCGGCGCGCGGTCCCCACGCCCGGGTCGACCACCGCCACGTGCACCGTGCCGGGCGGGAAGAGCGGCGCGGCGCGGGCCAGCAGGTGACTCGCGGCGGTCACGTCGCCCGGCGCGAGCTCGTGCGACAGGTCGACCAGGCGCGCGCCTGGCAGCCGCTCGAGCACCGCTCCCTTCAGCGCGCCGGCGTAGCCGTCGGCGGTGCCGAAGTCGCTGGTCAGCGTGACGATGCCCGAGGGAGTCACGCCGCCGGCCGCCCCCGGTACCAGGCGGCCACGCTCTCGCGCGGGAGCCGCAAGAGATAGCCCGTGAGCGCCACCTGGTTCCGCAGCCACTGCCGCAGCACGCCGTTTCGCTGGTAGCGGCGCGCCGAGGTCAGCACCCACACGGGCAGGAGCGCGAGCCGGCCGTTTCGCTGGATCGTTCGCACCAGGTCGAGGTCCTCGAAGATCGGTACAGGAGCGATGCCGCCGGCGGCCTCGAGGAGACGCCGGCGCACGAACAGCGCCTGGTCACCGTACGGGAGCCCGCCCAGGCGCGCACGCGCCCGCGCGCCCCACTCCAGCACCCGCAGCGCCAGCCCCGGCCCTTCGAAGCGCAGCTCGAACGCGCCGCCGGCCACGCCCGGGTCTGCCAGCGCGCCTTCGAGAGCTGCTTGCCATCCCGCGGCCAAGCGCGTGTCGGCGTGGAGGAAGAGCACAGCCGCCCCGCGCGCCGCGCGCCAGCCGGCGTCCATCTGGCGGGCGCGGCCGGGCGGTGACTCGATCACGCGCTCGGCCCCCGCCCGCCGCGCGAGCTCTGCGGTGCCGTCCGTCGAGCCGCCGTCGACCACGATCCGCTCGACACCCGGCGCCGCTGCGGAAGCCAGGGCGCCCTCGATCCGGGTTTGCTCGTTCAGGGTCGGGATCACTACGCTGATCGCCGTTTCGCCCGGACGCACGAACCTAGAGTGCGAGGCGCTCCGGGGAATTACAATGTTTGGCGGAACTGGCCTTGGGGGTGAGAACGGCCGATGACCACGCTGCGCTCGGACGTCCTCGTCGTCGGGAGCTCGCTCGGCGGCCTGGTCGCCGCGACCTACCTGGCGCGCGCGGGGCTGCGCACCGTGCTGATCGAGGAGGACTGTCTCGCGAAGCGGCCGCCGCTCCTGCGCGAGCCGTTTGCGCTCTCGGGGCTCGAGATCGAAGGCCCCGCGCACCGCGTGTTCCGCGAGCTGGCGCTGCCGTTGATCGAGCAGCGCCGCGTCGCGCAGCGCTCCGTGGCCGTGCAGGTGCTGCTGCCGAACGCCCGGCTCGACGTGCACGCGGGCCGGCGCGACTTCGCGCGCGAGCTCGACGCGTTCCAGGTGTGCGACCCGGCGGCGGCGCAGGCCTTCTTCGAGGCGATCGACGCGCGCGGCGACGAGCTGCGCGCGCGGCTCGTCGAGGGCGAGGGCGGCGACGCGGGCGCGCCCCTCGTGCAGCGCCTGCTCACCCGCGCCGGCCGCAACGGCGGCATCGACCAGAGCCTCGGGCCCGTGCCCGACGGGCTCGCGCCGGTGGTGAATGCGCTGCTCGCGGCGCTGTCGCGACTCACTCCCGAGAGCTCGCCGGGCCGCGACGCCGCGATGCTGCTGCGCGGCACGCGCGAGGGCGGCTTCTTCATGCCCGACGCGGGCTCGCCCTTCCTCGACCTGTTCCGCCGCCGCTTCCTCACGCTGCACGGCGAGATCCGCGCCGCGGGTGAGTTCGCGCTGGTGACCGAGCGCGGCGAGCTGGGCGTCGAGCTGCCGCGCGGGCGGCTGTTCGCGCGCGGGGTGGTGCTGGCGGCGCCGCTCGAGCTCTTGCGCCGCGTCTCGACCGCGGCGGGCACCGCGCCGCGCTGGCTCGCCCCGCGCACCCCGCCCGTCGACGTGCCCGTGCGGCTGTTCCGCGCCGAGCCCGATGCCCTGCCCGTGGGGCTCGGCGCGCGCGCCGTCGTCGCGCCCGGCGCCCCGGACGCCCTGCACTGGATCGCGCGCCACGCCGACCCGGTTCAGGAAGGGGTCGAGTGGCTGCTCGTGGCCGGACCGGGTGCGGCCAGCCTTCCACCCGACCAGCCGCTGGGCGCGCTCAATCCCTTCCCGGACGACGGCCTGGTGCCCGTCGACCTGGGCGCCGCCCCGCGCTGGGACCGGGACGCCGCCGACCACCGCTTCCTTTCGCCGCGCAGCGAATCCGCGGTCCGCACCAAGCCCCCCGTCTACGCCGTGGGCCCGGAGCTCGCTCCCGGGCTGGGCTTCGAGGGCGAGCTCCTGCTCGCGCGGCAGGCGGCGCTTCGCCTCGCCGAGCGCCTCGGGGCAAAGCGCGGATTGCCATGACAGGGCTCGGGGCTTTTGGTACAAGGCCCCCCGGGAACTGAAGCCCCCAGGGGAATCGCCATGGCGTACGCGTGCGCGTTCTGCGGAAAGAAGCCCTCCTCGGGCAACAACGTGAGCCACGCGAACAACAAGTCGCGCCGGCGCTTTCTGCCGAACCTGAAGAGCGTCCGCGCGAACGTCTCCGGTCGGGTGCGGAAGCTGCGGGTCTGCACGCAGTGCATTCGCTCGGGGAAGGTCACGAAGGTCGCCTAGGCGGCCGTGCCCGACTCACCGGCCCCGACGCGTCCGATCCGGCGGCTCCTGCTCTACGCGCGCCCCTACGCCTGGCTCGTGGGGCTCGTGATCCTGTTCTCGATGCTCTACGGCGGCGGAGTCACGGGCCGCGCGTTCATCCTGCGCGGACTGGTCGACGACGTGGCGCTGCAGAACGCGCGCGCCGAGTCGATCGGCCAGATGCTCGAGCACCCCACGATCGACACCACCAACCCCGAGCAGCTGGTCAAGGAGCGCAGGCAGCTCAAGCATCGGGTGCGCAAGAACCTCTTGCGCGTGTTCCTGTCGGGTCTCGCGCTCGTGGTGTTCATGCCGATCGTGCGGCTGGTGCGTGACTACGCCTCGGAGTGGCTCATGTCGCGGCTGCTGGTCGACCTGCAGCGCGACCTGGCGGCGAAGCTCCTGCGGCTGCCGCTCGGGAGACACCAGCGAGACACGCGCGGCGACGCGATCTCGCGACTCACCAACGACACCGCGGTCGCGAACCGGCTCCAGTCACAAATCCTGGGCGACGTGCTGGAAGACGTGGGCGTGGTGGTCATGTCGGTCGTGGGCGCGGCGTTGCTCTCGTGGCCGCTCGCGCTGCTCTTGCTGTGCATCGGTCCGCCGGTCGCGTTCGTGCTGTCGGCCTTCGGCCAGCGCATCCGCAAGGCCAGCCGCCGGCGCCAGGAGCAGATCAGCGAAGTCATGCAGCGCTTCGTGCAGATCCTCTCCGGCATCAAGCTGATCAAGGCCTTCGGCGCCGAGGAGACCGAGCGCAAGAGCTTCGACGACGAGATCCTGCGCTACTTCCGCCGTTCGCTGCGCGTGGTGCGCAACCGCGTGTTCTCGCGCTCGCTGGTCGAGTTCGTGACCCAGGGGGTCATGGTCGGCGTGGTGGTGCTCGGCATCTGGGCGGTGATCGGCGACTT
This region includes:
- a CDS encoding SAM-dependent chlorinase/fluorinase, whose product is MTPSGIVTLTSDFGTADGYAGALKGAVLERLPGARLVDLSHELAPGDVTAASHLLARAAPLFPPGTVHVAVVDPGVGTARRGLALRAGPQLFVGPDNGIFGGALEALAETPVIHVLENRSLWRASVSPVFHGRDVFGPVAGFLASGGELASVGPAISAAELVRLSAPVPSPVAGGLRGEVVHVDRFGNLVTNLRAPDAAPASLEVAGHTLPLSRTYGDVAPGRLVAVVGS
- a CDS encoding TIGR04283 family arsenosugar biosynthesis glycosyltransferase; translated protein: MIPTLNEQTRIEGALASAAAPGVERIVVDGGSTDGTAELARRAGAERVIESPPGRARQMDAGWRAARGAAVLFLHADTRLAAGWQAALEGALADPGVAGGAFELRFEGPGLALRVLEWGARARARLGGLPYGDQALFVRRRLLEAAGGIAPVPIFEDLDLVRTIQRNGRLALLPVWVLTSARRYQRNGVLRQWLRNQVALTGYLLRLPRESVAAWYRGRPAA
- a CDS encoding FAD-dependent oxidoreductase; translated protein: MTTLRSDVLVVGSSLGGLVAATYLARAGLRTVLIEEDCLAKRPPLLREPFALSGLEIEGPAHRVFRELALPLIEQRRVAQRSVAVQVLLPNARLDVHAGRRDFARELDAFQVCDPAAAQAFFEAIDARGDELRARLVEGEGGDAGAPLVQRLLTRAGRNGGIDQSLGPVPDGLAPVVNALLAALSRLTPESSPGRDAAMLLRGTREGGFFMPDAGSPFLDLFRRRFLTLHGEIRAAGEFALVTERGELGVELPRGRLFARGVVLAAPLELLRRVSTAAGTAPRWLAPRTPPVDVPVRLFRAEPDALPVGLGARAVVAPGAPDALHWIARHADPVQEGVEWLLVAGPGAASLPPDQPLGALNPFPDDGLVPVDLGAAPRWDRDAADHRFLSPRSESAVRTKPPVYAVGPELAPGLGFEGELLLARQAALRLAERLGAKRGLP
- the rpmB gene encoding 50S ribosomal protein L28; the encoded protein is MAYACAFCGKKPSSGNNVSHANNKSRRRFLPNLKSVRANVSGRVRKLRVCTQCIRSGKVTKVA
- a CDS encoding ABC transporter ATP-binding protein, whose amino-acid sequence is MPDSPAPTRPIRRLLLYARPYAWLVGLVILFSMLYGGGVTGRAFILRGLVDDVALQNARAESIGQMLEHPTIDTTNPEQLVKERRQLKHRVRKNLLRVFLSGLALVVFMPIVRLVRDYASEWLMSRLLVDLQRDLAAKLLRLPLGRHQRDTRGDAISRLTNDTAVANRLQSQILGDVLEDVGVVVMSVVGAALLSWPLALLLLCIGPPVAFVLSAFGQRIRKASRRRQEQISEVMQRFVQILSGIKLIKAFGAEETERKSFDDEILRYFRRSLRVVRNRVFSRSLVEFVTQGVMVGVVVLGIWAVIGDFWGLTLGRLIGFAFVTGSLYRPMKALTQLWNQVHETAPSAERIFEVIDAEEELLDPPDALHHARLDQGIRFRDVVFHYGREEVLKGLDLEIPAGKTLALVGPTGSGKTTVADLVLRFHDPESGTIEFDGIDARKLSRRSIREMCAVVTQEAFLFDATILENIRFGRPEASHSEVEAAARAANAHEFIEKLPQGYDTPVGELGGQLSGGQRQRITVARAMLRDPQILILDEPTSALDAISEQAVQAAIGELMKHRTVLVIAHRLSTVQSADRIAVLENGVISMTGTHDELAARGGLYQKLVKLQLSPAS